From Erwinia sp. HDF1-3R, one genomic window encodes:
- a CDS encoding YchO/YchP family invasin: MLALFSAAIVCPDVLAMMTETRVADAPFDDPARFSDLNASLPDLGSTTAADSATEKRIAEAVKSIGEASMDSDSDKSLGNQAGQWAFNHFRDEAAQRAENGGERLLSPYGHADLSLKVDLHGSFAGTSAQLVTPWQDNYQYLTFSQVGVEQTDYGVVGNAGVGQRWLAGNWRLGYNGFIDQMFESHQQRGSLGAEAWGDFLRFSANYYQPLSGWRDRSEYGQMRLARGYDITSKGYLPFYRQLGVSLSYEQYLGNNIDLFNSGTQGNNPSAIELGVSYTPVPLFTFTATHKTADTGETQDQFGLKMNYQIGVALSKQLSAENVAAARSLSGSRYDEVNRNDTPVMAFRQRKTLSVFLATPPWQVQPGETLPLRLQIRNANPLQAVNWQGDTQALSLTPPGNNLDPQGWSIIIPAWDSSPDATNTYHLSVTLEDSRQQRVTSNWITLKLVPPVTLQDDRPPTFDLMAP, from the coding sequence ATGCTGGCGTTATTCTCCGCGGCCATCGTTTGTCCTGACGTTCTGGCGATGATGACGGAAACGCGGGTTGCCGACGCGCCCTTTGACGATCCTGCCAGGTTCAGCGACCTGAACGCTTCGCTGCCCGACCTTGGCAGCACGACGGCCGCAGACAGCGCCACCGAAAAGCGCATTGCGGAAGCGGTGAAGAGTATTGGCGAGGCCAGCATGGACAGCGACTCCGACAAATCGCTCGGTAATCAGGCGGGGCAGTGGGCGTTTAATCATTTTCGCGACGAAGCCGCCCAACGGGCTGAGAATGGGGGAGAGCGACTACTCTCTCCTTATGGTCATGCCGATCTGTCGCTGAAAGTCGACCTGCATGGCAGCTTTGCGGGAACCTCGGCTCAGCTGGTTACCCCCTGGCAGGACAACTATCAGTATCTGACCTTCAGTCAGGTCGGTGTTGAGCAGACGGATTATGGCGTAGTGGGCAATGCTGGCGTGGGCCAGCGCTGGCTGGCGGGCAACTGGCGGCTGGGATATAACGGTTTTATTGACCAGATGTTTGAATCCCATCAGCAGCGAGGATCGCTGGGCGCGGAGGCCTGGGGCGACTTCCTGCGTTTTTCCGCCAACTATTATCAGCCGCTTTCCGGCTGGCGGGATCGCAGTGAATATGGGCAAATGCGGCTGGCGCGCGGCTACGACATCACCAGCAAGGGCTATCTGCCATTCTATCGCCAGCTGGGCGTTTCGCTAAGCTACGAGCAGTATCTGGGTAACAACATTGACCTGTTTAACAGCGGTACGCAGGGTAATAACCCGTCGGCTATCGAGCTTGGCGTAAGCTACACGCCGGTGCCGCTCTTTACCTTTACCGCCACCCATAAAACCGCCGATACCGGTGAAACCCAGGATCAGTTTGGTTTAAAAATGAACTACCAGATTGGCGTCGCGCTGAGCAAACAGCTTTCGGCCGAAAATGTCGCGGCGGCGCGCTCGCTGAGCGGCAGCCGTTACGATGAGGTTAACCGCAATGACACGCCGGTAATGGCCTTTCGTCAGCGCAAAACGCTGTCGGTATTCCTGGCCACGCCGCCCTGGCAGGTCCAGCCGGGCGAAACGCTGCCGCTGCGGCTGCAAATCCGCAACGCTAACCCGCTTCAGGCCGTTAACTGGCAGGGCGACACGCAGGCGCTAAGCCTGACGCCGCCGGGGAACAATCTTGATCCGCAAGGATGGAGCATTATTATTCCAGCCTGGGACAGCTCCCCGGATGCCACAAATACTTATCACCTCTCCGTCACCCTCGAGGACAGCAGGCAGCAGCGTGTGACCTCGAACTGGATAACGCTTAAGCTGGTGCCGCCGGTGACGCTGCAGGACGATAGGCCGCCGACTTTCGATCTCATGGCACCCTAG
- a CDS encoding bestrophin family ion channel yields the protein MILRPSRHWFVRLFSWHGSVLPGILFRLALNLLMSIVAIFCLDWYETLGVKLTLAPFSLLGVSIAIFLGFRNSVCYARLTEARQLWGGLLIASRTLLRQVHAISPADATRVTALLMAFCYSLKHQLRRTDPREDLQRYLGDEAEDVLRRRAPTNAIEMKISQWLGDLRRSGAVSDIVFAQLDNSIHQLSQVLGGCERLASMPLPFAYGLLLHRTVYLFCTLLPFALVPDLHYMTPLVSVFIAYSFLSLDTLAEELEMPFGYANNHLPMDALCTNIEINLLEMNNQRDLPATPVPDAHYRLT from the coding sequence ATGATCCTTCGCCCATCGCGTCACTGGTTTGTCCGTCTGTTCTCCTGGCACGGCTCCGTGCTGCCCGGCATCCTGTTCCGACTTGCCCTTAATCTACTGATGTCGATTGTGGCGATCTTTTGCCTCGACTGGTACGAAACGCTGGGGGTTAAGCTGACCCTGGCGCCGTTCAGCCTGCTGGGGGTCTCCATCGCCATATTCCTCGGGTTTCGCAACAGCGTCTGCTATGCGCGTCTGACCGAAGCCCGTCAGCTCTGGGGCGGCCTGCTGATTGCCAGCAGAACCCTGCTGCGTCAGGTGCATGCGATTTCACCGGCGGATGCCACGCGGGTCACCGCGCTGCTGATGGCATTTTGCTACAGCCTCAAGCACCAGCTGCGACGGACCGATCCACGGGAGGATTTGCAGCGCTATCTCGGGGATGAGGCCGAAGACGTCCTGCGCCGCCGTGCGCCGACTAACGCTATCGAAATGAAAATTTCCCAGTGGCTGGGCGATCTTCGCCGCAGCGGTGCGGTATCCGATATTGTCTTTGCCCAGCTGGATAACAGCATCCACCAGCTTTCTCAGGTACTGGGTGGCTGCGAGCGGCTGGCCAGCATGCCGCTGCCGTTTGCCTACGGTCTGCTGCTGCATCGCACGGTCTACCTTTTCTGTACGCTGCTGCCGTTTGCACTGGTGCCAGATCTGCACTACATGACGCCGCTGGTGTCGGTGTTTATCGCCTACAGCTTTCTCTCGCTGGATACGCTGGCCGAAGAGCTGGAGATGCCCTTTGGCTACGCCAATAATCACCTGCCGATGGACGCCTTGTGCACCAATATCGAAATCAACCTGCTGGAGATGAATAACCAGCGCGACCTGCCGGCTACGCCCGTCCCCGACGCGCACTATCGTCTGACCTGA
- a CDS encoding bifunctional succinylornithine transaminase/acetylornithine transaminase, whose amino-acid sequence MQSEVTRANFDQWIVPTYAPAGFIPVRASGSTLWDQQGKSYIDFAGGIAVNALGHAHPELQQALVQQAALLWHTGNGYTNEPVLKLAKRLIDATFAERVFFCNSGAEANEAALKLARKVAHDAVGEEKSGIVAFSNAFHGRTLFTVTAGGQPAYSKDFAPLPGGIRHAVFNDLASAAAMIDDATCAVIVEPIQGEGGVVPAGPAFLQGLRELCDKHQALLIFDEVQSGVGRTGSLYAYMHYGVTPDVLTTAKALGGGFPIGAMLTTEKYARVLGVGTHGTTYGGNPLAGAVGGKVMELINRPEVMAGVAERHRWFAEGLNEINQRLHLFSEIRGLGLLLGCVLNQDYSGQAKLFNQAAAREGLMVLIAGASVIRFAPSLIISEAEVKEGLARFEKACRAVIDGAQS is encoded by the coding sequence ATGCAATCAGAAGTTACCCGCGCAAACTTTGACCAATGGATTGTTCCTACCTATGCCCCTGCCGGCTTTATCCCCGTACGTGCATCGGGCTCAACGCTGTGGGACCAACAGGGAAAGTCGTATATTGATTTTGCGGGCGGCATTGCCGTTAATGCGCTCGGGCATGCTCATCCGGAACTCCAGCAGGCGCTGGTGCAGCAGGCGGCGCTGCTGTGGCATACCGGTAACGGCTACACCAATGAACCGGTGCTGAAGCTGGCGAAACGGTTAATTGACGCCACTTTTGCCGAACGCGTGTTCTTCTGTAATTCCGGGGCAGAGGCTAATGAGGCAGCGCTTAAGCTGGCCCGTAAGGTGGCTCATGATGCCGTGGGCGAAGAGAAGAGTGGCATCGTTGCCTTCAGTAATGCTTTTCACGGTCGCACGCTGTTTACCGTCACCGCCGGGGGCCAGCCGGCTTATTCAAAAGACTTTGCCCCGCTGCCCGGCGGCATCCGCCACGCGGTATTTAATGACCTGGCCTCTGCGGCAGCGATGATCGACGATGCAACCTGCGCGGTCATCGTTGAACCCATCCAGGGTGAAGGCGGCGTGGTGCCTGCCGGACCGGCTTTTCTGCAGGGGCTGCGTGAGCTGTGTGATAAGCATCAGGCCCTGTTGATTTTCGATGAAGTCCAGAGCGGCGTTGGCCGTACCGGTTCGCTTTACGCCTATATGCACTACGGCGTGACGCCAGATGTGCTGACCACCGCGAAGGCGCTGGGAGGCGGCTTTCCCATTGGCGCGATGCTCACCACTGAAAAGTATGCCCGCGTACTGGGCGTCGGTACCCACGGTACCACCTATGGCGGTAACCCGCTGGCCGGGGCCGTGGGGGGGAAAGTGATGGAGCTGATTAACCGTCCTGAGGTGATGGCGGGTGTTGCCGAGCGTCACCGTTGGTTTGCTGAAGGGCTGAATGAGATCAATCAGCGGCTACACCTGTTCAGCGAGATCCGCGGCCTCGGACTGCTTCTCGGCTGCGTGCTGAATCAGGACTACAGCGGTCAGGCAAAATTGTTCAACCAGGCCGCCGCACGCGAAGGGCTAATGGTATTGATTGCCGGTGCCAGCGTCATCCGCTTTGCGCCGTCGCTGATTATTAGCGAAGCCGAAGTAAAAGAGGGGCTGGCCCGCTTTGAAAAAGCCTGTCGCGCGGTGATCGACGGAGCGCAATCATGA
- the astA gene encoding arginine N-succinyltransferase gives MMLIRPVERDDLAQLLLLAGKTGGGLTSLPADSATLAARIDRSLLTWQGELPRAEQGYVFVLEESESGRAVGICAIEVAVGLQDPWYNFRVGTQVHASRELNVYNSLPTLSLSNDHTGSSELCTLFLDPDHRNGKNGYLLSKSRFLFMAAFRDRFMQKVVAEMRGVIDEHGHSPFWESVGSRFFSMSFSEADYLCGTGQKAFIAELMPKHPLYLDYLSAEAQSVIGQTHPQTAPARAVLESEGFRYNDYVDIFDGGPTLECDIDRVRAIRKSHRQTVEVGEEGSESLPLCLVGNDRYQDFRAILVNADPRLESITLSPEQAEALQCQPGDSLRVVTLSPEEKKA, from the coding sequence ATGATGCTTATTCGCCCGGTTGAGCGTGACGATCTCGCGCAACTGTTGCTGCTGGCGGGCAAGACGGGCGGCGGGCTGACGTCACTGCCTGCCGACAGCGCCACTCTGGCGGCACGTATCGATCGCTCGCTGCTTACCTGGCAGGGCGAGCTGCCGCGCGCCGAACAGGGGTATGTCTTTGTGCTGGAGGAGAGTGAAAGCGGCAGGGCCGTGGGTATTTGTGCGATTGAAGTGGCCGTCGGGTTGCAGGATCCCTGGTATAACTTTCGCGTGGGTACGCAGGTGCATGCCTCCCGCGAGTTAAATGTCTACAACTCGCTGCCGACGCTGTCGCTCAGCAACGACCACACCGGCAGCAGCGAGCTCTGCACCCTGTTCCTCGATCCCGATCACCGTAATGGCAAAAACGGCTATCTGCTGTCGAAATCGCGCTTTCTGTTTATGGCCGCCTTTCGCGATCGCTTTATGCAAAAGGTGGTGGCCGAAATGCGCGGCGTGATTGATGAACACGGGCACTCGCCGTTCTGGGAGAGCGTTGGCAGCCGCTTTTTCTCCATGTCCTTCAGCGAAGCGGATTATCTGTGCGGCACCGGGCAGAAAGCGTTTATCGCCGAGCTGATGCCGAAGCACCCGCTCTATCTGGATTATCTGTCGGCAGAGGCGCAAAGCGTGATTGGCCAGACTCACCCGCAAACCGCGCCCGCCCGTGCCGTGCTGGAATCAGAGGGCTTTCGCTATAACGACTACGTTGACATTTTTGACGGAGGCCCGACGCTGGAGTGCGACATTGACCGCGTCCGGGCTATCCGTAAAAGCCATCGGCAGACGGTGGAAGTCGGGGAGGAGGGCAGTGAGTCTCTGCCCCTGTGCCTGGTCGGTAACGATCGCTATCAGGATTTCCGGGCGATCCTGGTGAACGCCGACCCGCGCCTGGAAAGCATCACTCTCAGCCCCGAGCAGGCAGAAGCCCTGCAATGCCAGCCGGGCGACAGCCTGCGCGTAGTTACCCTAAGCCCTGAGGAGAAAAAAGCATGA